A window from Prochlorococcus marinus CUG1435 encodes these proteins:
- a CDS encoding urease subunit beta, producing the protein MSNLIPGEIIPEQGEIELNLGKEVKTLKVSNSGDRPVQIGSHYHFFEANKSLIFDREEAFGMRLDIPAGTAIRFEPGDTTDVKLVPYSGLRFVHGFNSLVNGSLDT; encoded by the coding sequence ATGAGTAATTTAATTCCTGGCGAAATAATACCTGAACAAGGTGAAATCGAATTAAATCTTGGTAAGGAAGTTAAAACATTAAAAGTTTCTAATTCTGGAGATAGGCCTGTACAAATTGGATCTCATTATCATTTTTTTGAAGCTAATAAGTCTTTAATTTTTGACCGAGAAGAAGCATTTGGTATGCGTCTTGACATTCCTGCAGGAACAGCAATTAGATTCGAACCTGGAGACACAACTGATGTCAAATTAGTTCCATATTCAGGTTTAAGGTTTGTACATGGTTTTAATTCATTGGTTAACGGTTCTTTAGATACGTAA
- a CDS encoding aromatic ring-hydroxylating dioxygenase subunit alpha: MENRQINFFKSKDFNTALKPFKKGTVVKIDSFDIRENQKELKIGLFGWYAICPSKELKKNKLYYFSLYDEPLVLYRDENQNVRCIKNICPHRGASFFGGTLSDGVITCPYHGAKFSSGGSCQNLDRITCSHIVDNNYDNYAKRIHLSQYKTSEKNGYIFVHFSKKSETDLNNISEDTPISNYLLYENGFSHKDYVFEEVLVDFKCDWSRIIENHLDILHIFWVHGDTIPDKDVNKNVLVSFNQKININPKYIESIYYYKNDPTKEFIRIKYIPPGRILIYKGDPSSSRYLQVLDHIPLGNNKARVIVRHYRKFLQNKLLNNLLLFKETQRKIFYKIFDEDYMILKTQTYNHDMGFINNDEIKLLGEDRIINYFWKWYKKSEDKDEPWKIINKTQNLDVYDKVILKYPPEIKKLEIINNIDIIRKTFVRFAAPLIFFMLII, from the coding sequence ATGGAAAACAGACAAATTAATTTTTTTAAATCAAAAGACTTTAATACCGCTCTTAAGCCATTTAAAAAAGGAACGGTAGTAAAAATTGACTCGTTTGATATTAGAGAAAATCAAAAAGAATTAAAGATAGGTTTATTTGGTTGGTATGCAATTTGTCCCTCTAAGGAACTAAAAAAAAATAAGCTATATTACTTTTCGCTCTACGATGAGCCACTTGTTCTTTATAGAGATGAAAATCAAAACGTCAGGTGCATTAAAAATATTTGTCCACATAGAGGGGCCTCCTTCTTTGGAGGGACATTATCAGATGGAGTAATAACCTGCCCTTATCACGGAGCTAAGTTTTCATCTGGGGGAAGTTGCCAAAATCTAGACAGAATAACATGTAGCCATATAGTTGATAATAATTACGATAACTACGCCAAAAGAATTCATTTATCTCAATACAAGACTTCAGAAAAAAATGGATATATTTTTGTACATTTTTCTAAAAAATCTGAGACTGATTTAAATAATATAAGTGAAGATACACCTATAAGTAACTACCTATTATATGAAAATGGGTTTTCACACAAGGATTATGTCTTTGAGGAGGTATTAGTTGACTTCAAATGTGATTGGTCAAGGATTATTGAAAATCACTTGGATATCCTTCATATCTTTTGGGTTCATGGCGATACAATCCCTGATAAAGATGTTAATAAAAATGTACTAGTTAGTTTTAACCAGAAAATTAATATTAATCCCAAATACATTGAAAGTATTTATTATTACAAGAATGATCCTACAAAAGAATTTATCCGGATAAAGTATATACCTCCAGGAAGGATATTAATTTACAAAGGCGATCCTTCCTCATCAAGATATTTGCAAGTTTTAGATCATATTCCTCTAGGAAACAACAAAGCAAGAGTAATAGTAAGACACTATAGGAAATTTCTACAAAATAAACTTCTTAATAACCTCTTATTATTTAAAGAGACTCAAAGAAAGATTTTTTATAAGATATTCGATGAGGATTATATGATTTTAAAAACACAAACATATAATCACGATATGGGATTTATAAATAATGATGAAATAAAATTATTGGGAGAAGACAGAATAATAAATTATTTTTGGAAATGGTACAAGAAGTCTGAAGATAAAGATGAACCATGGAAAATTATTAATAAAACTCAAAATCTCGATGTATACGACAAAGTAATACTGAAATATCCACCTGAGATAAAGAAGTTAGAAATCATAAATAATATAGATATTATTAGAAAAACATTTGTAAGATTTGCTGCTCCACTAATATTTTTTATGTTAATAATATAA
- the urtD gene encoding urea ABC transporter ATP-binding protein UrtD, whose protein sequence is MNNKDLLNLIDITVSFEGFLALNKLNLNLKKGELRAVIGPNGAGKTTFLDVITGKVKPTKGEVIFKGKSLVGRKEHKIARLGVGRKFQSPRIFENLTVKENLEISVTTPKSPLNLINKSIKDEQLNEIERLMKIVNLAQKVDSKAGSLSHGQKQWLEIAMLVGQKPDLMLVDEPVAGLTDEETDLTADLLKSLSGENTVVVIDHDMEFIRRLDSNVSVLNQGTVLCEGTMETIQKDKKVIDVYLGRPED, encoded by the coding sequence ATGAATAATAAGGATCTTCTAAATTTAATAGATATTACTGTTAGTTTCGAGGGTTTTTTAGCTCTTAACAAACTTAATTTAAATTTAAAGAAAGGAGAATTAAGAGCTGTAATAGGACCTAATGGGGCAGGTAAAACAACATTTCTTGATGTAATAACTGGAAAGGTTAAGCCAACAAAAGGTGAAGTAATTTTCAAAGGAAAATCTTTAGTAGGTAGAAAGGAGCATAAAATAGCAAGGCTTGGAGTGGGAAGAAAGTTTCAAAGTCCAAGAATCTTTGAAAATCTAACGGTTAAAGAAAATCTTGAAATATCTGTGACAACTCCTAAAAGTCCCTTAAACCTTATAAATAAAAGTATTAAGGATGAGCAGCTAAATGAGATTGAACGTCTTATGAAGATTGTTAATTTAGCTCAAAAAGTTGATTCTAAAGCTGGATCCTTATCACATGGCCAAAAACAATGGCTCGAAATAGCCATGTTAGTAGGACAAAAGCCAGATTTGATGTTAGTAGATGAACCTGTTGCTGGTTTAACGGATGAAGAAACTGATCTTACAGCTGATTTATTAAAATCTTTATCAGGAGAAAATACCGTAGTGGTAATAGATCACGATATGGAATTTATAAGAAGACTTGATAGTAATGTTTCAGTTTTAAATCAGGGCACAGTATTATGTGAGGGAACGATGGAAACCATACAAAAAGACAAAAAAGTTATTGATGTTTATTTAGGAAGACCTGAAGACTAG
- the urtE gene encoding urea ABC transporter ATP-binding subunit UrtE, whose amino-acid sequence MENLLEIKSLNTYYGESHILRDVDLNVKSGEMVCLIGRNGVGKTTLLKSLIGLLKQKKGDIYLTGENINRKAPHQRARKGMAYVPQGREIIPYLSVEENLMLGMESLPGGLSKNKKIDPFIYDLFPILKDFLQRKGGDLSGGQQQQLAIARALLGKPQLLLLDEPTEGIQPNIVLDIENAINQIIRDTGIGVLLVEQHLHFVRQANRYYAMQRGGIVASGNTSELSQAVIDKFLSV is encoded by the coding sequence ATGGAAAATTTACTCGAAATAAAATCATTAAATACTTATTATGGTGAGAGTCATATTCTTAGAGATGTAGATTTAAATGTTAAATCAGGAGAAATGGTTTGTTTGATTGGAAGAAATGGAGTTGGCAAAACAACTTTATTGAAATCACTAATTGGTTTATTAAAACAAAAAAAAGGCGATATTTATTTGACTGGTGAAAATATCAATAGAAAAGCACCTCATCAGAGGGCGAGGAAAGGAATGGCTTATGTTCCTCAAGGAAGGGAAATTATTCCATATCTATCAGTTGAAGAAAATCTCATGTTAGGAATGGAGTCTCTACCGGGTGGATTATCTAAGAACAAGAAAATAGATCCATTTATTTATGATCTCTTCCCAATCCTAAAAGATTTTCTTCAGAGGAAAGGAGGAGATCTTAGTGGAGGACAACAACAGCAATTAGCTATTGCAAGAGCATTGCTTGGCAAACCTCAACTTCTATTACTTGACGAACCAACGGAAGGTATTCAGCCGAACATAGTTTTAGACATTGAAAATGCAATTAACCAAATAATTAGAGATACAGGAATTGGTGTTTTATTAGTTGAACAACACTTACATTTTGTAAGACAAGCTAATAGATATTATGCGATGCAACGCGGAGGTATTGTTGCAAGTGGAAATACTAGTGAGTTGAGTCAAGCAGTTATAGATAAGTTTTTAAGTGTTTAA
- a CDS encoding urease accessory protein UreD, whose protein sequence is MIKTSWEGNCFLNFFNNKASLGNVDKTIFKSKSTSPYKLLKSTHDQEGRCILPVLHTAGGLVGGDLLEFEVNLEKNSKVLLTTSSAQKVYGSVGISKINPKGTFSKQKNLINILDNSHLEYLPQETIIFANGLFDQIFKVSISETSSFLFTDLIRLGRSSSGESIESGVFRSKLEIMRNNDLFDDWEYVDQIELSKASYAAKSGMDYMPVFGSLIWICKKDFSKSKINNLVGNIKKIFNETDNNLSIGILENGISVRFLGSSSQEARKCFFCIWKQIRSVSGFCEPKYQGVWPLQDSMNY, encoded by the coding sequence ATGATTAAAACTTCATGGGAAGGTAATTGTTTCTTAAATTTTTTCAATAATAAAGCAAGTTTAGGAAATGTTGATAAAACAATCTTTAAATCTAAATCAACTTCTCCTTACAAGTTATTAAAGTCTACTCATGATCAGGAGGGTAGGTGCATTTTACCTGTACTTCATACTGCAGGGGGATTGGTTGGCGGCGATTTACTTGAGTTTGAGGTAAACCTTGAAAAAAACTCTAAGGTATTGTTGACTACTTCTTCAGCTCAGAAAGTATATGGATCAGTTGGGATATCTAAAATCAATCCAAAAGGAACTTTTTCAAAGCAAAAAAATCTAATAAATATTCTTGATAATTCTCATTTGGAATATCTCCCTCAAGAAACAATTATCTTTGCAAATGGTTTATTTGATCAAATTTTTAAAGTATCTATTTCAGAAACTTCAAGTTTTTTATTTACTGATTTAATAAGACTTGGAAGATCTTCCTCTGGTGAATCTATTGAGAGTGGAGTTTTTAGGTCTAAATTAGAAATTATGAGAAATAATGATTTATTTGATGATTGGGAATATGTTGATCAAATTGAATTATCTAAGGCAAGTTATGCAGCCAAATCAGGTATGGATTACATGCCTGTTTTTGGATCTTTAATTTGGATTTGCAAAAAAGATTTTTCCAAATCGAAAATAAATAATCTTGTGGGAAATATAAAAAAGATTTTCAATGAAACTGATAATAATTTATCTATTGGAATCCTTGAAAATGGAATCTCTGTAAGATTTCTGGGGAGTTCTTCTCAAGAAGCTAGGAAATGTTTTTTTTGTATTTGGAAACAAATTAGGTCTGTTAGTGGATTTTGTGAGCCAAAATATCAAGGTGTATGGCCTTTACAAGATTCTATGAATTATTAA
- a CDS encoding urease subunit gamma: MHLSPQEKDKLLIFSAALLAERRLSRGLKLNYPETIAFLSFQVLEGARDGKSVSQLMSEGTTWLSKSQVMEGIPEMVDEVQIEAVFPDGTKLVTIHNPIN, from the coding sequence ATGCATCTTTCACCTCAAGAAAAGGATAAATTACTGATTTTTTCTGCTGCTCTCTTAGCTGAAAGAAGGCTTAGTCGAGGTCTTAAGCTTAATTATCCTGAAACAATTGCTTTTTTGAGTTTTCAAGTTCTTGAAGGAGCTCGAGATGGAAAAAGTGTAAGTCAATTAATGTCAGAGGGAACTACCTGGCTTTCAAAATCACAAGTTATGGAGGGCATTCCTGAAATGGTTGATGAAGTCCAAATTGAAGCAGTTTTCCCAGATGGGACAAAGTTAGTTACTATTCACAATCCGATTAACTAG
- the ureE gene encoding urease accessory protein UreE, translated as MRMNKQIVVTDWIKEKPKLGSFLKLTLSSEERRILRGKRLTDCDQEIILQLPREGKLNDGDILSTNESNFYVEIIAKTENLIEISSNSKIELIKTAYHLGNRHVEVEIEEGILLTKSDYVIKNMLLNFNVDVKNTKKKFFPERGAHSHE; from the coding sequence ATGAGAATGAATAAACAAATTGTTGTAACTGATTGGATTAAGGAAAAACCGAAATTAGGTTCATTTTTAAAACTTACCCTAAGTTCAGAAGAAAGAAGAATCTTACGAGGAAAAAGATTAACTGATTGTGATCAAGAAATAATTTTACAATTACCTAGAGAGGGAAAATTAAATGATGGAGATATTCTTTCAACTAATGAGTCCAATTTTTATGTAGAGATAATTGCCAAAACAGAAAATTTAATTGAAATAAGTTCAAATTCTAAAATTGAACTTATTAAAACCGCTTATCATCTTGGAAATAGGCACGTAGAGGTAGAAATCGAAGAAGGCATTCTTCTTACAAAAAGTGATTATGTTATTAAAAATATGCTTCTTAATTTTAATGTTGATGTAAAAAATACAAAAAAAAAGTTTTTTCCGGAAAGAGGCGCCCATAGTCATGAGTAA
- the urtB gene encoding urea ABC transporter permease subunit UrtB produces the protein MELLLDSLFNGVAIGSVLLVAALGLAIVFGLMGVINLAHGELMMLGAYTTYVTQLIFKLPILKPFYNSYIIVSIFLAFIVSGVVGILLEKTIIRKLYGSPLETLLATWGVSLILQQFVRSVPLAYGTGLVISLIIGLFLPTTFPQKIKESINFKYFRFSSWILAALTGVLTGSVISSNVSKISRASARNVDVTAPSWMRGQVEILGTAFPKTRLMIIVITLISVIAITLFLNQSAWGMRIRAVTQNRQMSDCLGISTEKVDIITFGIGSGLAGVAGVAVSLLGSVGPNVGGNYIVGCFMVVVLGGVGNLLGTVLASFGIGIMTDLIGAGRLLSIWPDMPLPLSNTINFFATTSMARVMIFALIVIFLQFKPTGLFPQKGRMVEN, from the coding sequence TTGGAGTTACTTCTCGACAGTCTTTTTAATGGTGTTGCGATCGGATCTGTACTACTTGTTGCGGCATTAGGTCTTGCGATTGTTTTTGGTCTTATGGGTGTTATAAATCTTGCCCATGGAGAACTTATGATGCTTGGGGCTTACACAACATACGTTACGCAATTAATTTTCAAATTACCCATATTAAAACCCTTCTACAATTCATACATAATAGTTTCAATTTTCCTTGCTTTCATTGTTAGTGGAGTAGTAGGCATTCTCCTGGAAAAAACTATAATTAGGAAGCTTTATGGAAGTCCACTAGAAACTCTCCTCGCCACTTGGGGTGTTAGCTTAATTCTTCAACAATTTGTCAGAAGTGTACCATTGGCTTATGGGACTGGTTTAGTTATAAGTCTTATAATTGGTTTATTTTTACCAACAACGTTTCCCCAAAAAATAAAAGAATCAATAAATTTCAAATATTTTAGATTTAGTTCTTGGATATTGGCTGCTTTAACTGGTGTTCTTACCGGTAGCGTTATTTCATCCAATGTAAGCAAAATAAGTAGAGCGAGTGCTCGTAATGTTGATGTAACAGCTCCCTCATGGATGAGAGGTCAAGTAGAAATTTTAGGAACTGCATTTCCTAAAACAAGATTAATGATAATTGTAATTACACTTATCTCTGTAATTGCAATAACATTATTTCTAAACCAAAGTGCTTGGGGGATGCGTATTAGAGCAGTTACTCAGAACCGACAAATGAGTGACTGCCTTGGTATATCTACTGAAAAAGTGGATATAATTACCTTCGGAATAGGATCTGGCTTAGCAGGAGTTGCTGGAGTAGCAGTATCACTATTAGGTTCTGTAGGACCAAATGTTGGCGGAAATTATATCGTTGGTTGTTTTATGGTTGTAGTGCTAGGAGGAGTAGGAAATTTATTAGGTACAGTACTTGCTTCCTTTGGAATAGGAATAATGACTGATTTAATTGGAGCTGGAAGGCTCTTATCAATTTGGCCAGATATGCCTTTACCACTCTCAAACACAATCAACTTTTTTGCTACAACAAGTATGGCAAGAGTAATGATATTTGCATTAATAGTTATATTCTTGCAATTTAAACCAACAGGTTTATTTCCTCAAAAAGGCAGGATGGTGGAAAACTAA
- a CDS encoding urease accessory protein UreF, translating into MSKSHLLKYLLISPNLPVGGFCYSEGLESYLNTKDLKDSNSVKELIISELEIGQIRLDARLLLDFFDIYKELNDGKNLKSNLQKLMSLDKWILASKDSVEMREQQTQMAKSLFDLNKEFGFEYIYKKNKKNSWSFAWSWACYCFEITKLEMVENFFYAWSANQLSAALRIIPIGSTKAQLIQRDLLAIISKVSKEIMDKEINDIYFGNVGLAMAQQNHNDLYTKLFRN; encoded by the coding sequence ATGAGTAAAAGTCACTTATTAAAATATTTATTAATAAGCCCTAACTTACCAGTTGGAGGATTTTGTTATTCGGAGGGATTAGAGAGTTACTTAAATACCAAAGATTTAAAAGACTCAAATTCGGTAAAAGAATTAATCATAAGTGAACTAGAAATTGGCCAGATTAGACTAGATGCTAGACTATTATTAGATTTTTTTGATATTTATAAAGAGTTAAACGATGGCAAAAATTTAAAAAGTAATTTGCAAAAGCTAATGAGTTTGGATAAATGGATCCTCGCATCAAAAGACTCAGTCGAAATGAGAGAACAACAAACTCAAATGGCAAAATCTCTCTTTGATCTAAACAAAGAATTTGGATTCGAATATATATATAAAAAAAATAAGAAAAACTCCTGGTCTTTTGCGTGGAGTTGGGCTTGTTATTGTTTTGAAATTACGAAGTTAGAAATGGTTGAGAATTTTTTCTACGCATGGAGTGCAAACCAACTTAGTGCAGCATTGAGGATTATTCCTATTGGTTCAACAAAAGCACAATTAATTCAGAGAGATTTATTAGCAATAATTTCAAAAGTTTCTAAAGAAATTATGGACAAAGAAATTAATGACATCTATTTTGGCAATGTAGGTTTAGCTATGGCACAACAAAATCATAATGACCTTTATACAAAGCTTTTTAGAAATTAA
- the urtA gene encoding urea ABC transporter substrate-binding protein: protein MRISRRILAGLATASLAVTATSCGGGGTSGSFDDTVTVGILHSLSGTMAISESTLVDTEKMAIEEINAAGGVNVGGKSYKIEYIVEDGASDWPTFAEKSKKLIDQDGVPVVFGGWTSASRKAMLPVYESKDAFLYYPIQYEAQECSNNIFYTGATPNQQSEPATDFMYKRSPAAGGDFFLVGSDYVFPRTSNTITKAQVKQLGGKVVGEDYLPLGNTEVAPIISKIKKALPEGGIIINTLNGDQNVAFFKQIQDAGITPSSGYYVMNYSIAEEEISTIGPEFLEGHYGAWNYMMSIDTPASKKFAKSFKKRWGADRVVADPQESAYNMVYLWKQAVEDAGTFDDNAVREALVGQKFDAPQGPVEVMPNHHLSQTVRIGEINAEGGFTILEETGVVLPQAWNQKHPSSKGFACDWTDPSKGEKYKL, encoded by the coding sequence ATGAGAATTTCAAGGCGTATTTTGGCAGGTTTAGCTACTGCCTCACTTGCGGTCACTGCAACTTCGTGTGGTGGAGGCGGAACCTCCGGAAGTTTCGATGACACAGTAACCGTTGGTATTTTGCATTCGTTATCCGGAACAATGGCTATCTCTGAATCAACTCTTGTTGATACAGAAAAAATGGCTATTGAAGAGATAAATGCTGCTGGTGGTGTTAATGTCGGCGGCAAAAGCTACAAAATAGAATACATAGTTGAAGATGGTGCATCTGACTGGCCTACCTTTGCTGAAAAATCAAAGAAACTTATAGACCAAGACGGAGTTCCTGTCGTATTTGGTGGATGGACATCTGCAAGTAGAAAGGCAATGTTACCTGTCTACGAATCAAAAGATGCGTTCCTCTACTACCCAATTCAATATGAAGCTCAAGAATGTTCTAACAACATTTTCTATACAGGAGCCACACCAAACCAACAATCAGAACCCGCTACAGATTTCATGTATAAGCGTTCTCCCGCAGCTGGTGGAGATTTCTTCCTTGTAGGTTCTGATTATGTTTTCCCAAGAACTTCAAACACAATTACAAAAGCTCAGGTAAAACAATTGGGCGGTAAAGTTGTTGGAGAAGATTATCTTCCACTAGGAAATACTGAAGTTGCTCCAATTATCTCAAAAATCAAAAAGGCGCTTCCTGAAGGTGGAATAATCATTAATACACTTAATGGTGACCAAAACGTTGCATTCTTCAAACAGATTCAAGACGCTGGTATCACTCCTTCGAGTGGCTACTACGTAATGAACTATTCAATTGCTGAAGAAGAGATTAGTACAATTGGTCCTGAGTTCCTTGAAGGTCACTACGGTGCATGGAATTACATGATGTCAATTGATACTCCTGCATCTAAGAAATTTGCTAAAAGTTTCAAGAAAAGATGGGGAGCAGATCGTGTTGTAGCTGATCCTCAAGAATCTGCTTATAACATGGTTTACTTATGGAAACAAGCAGTTGAAGATGCTGGAACTTTCGACGACAACGCAGTAAGGGAAGCACTAGTTGGACAAAAGTTTGATGCCCCACAAGGTCCAGTTGAAGTTATGCCTAACCATCACTTATCTCAAACAGTAAGAATTGGAGAGATTAATGCAGAGGGTGGCTTTACAATTCTTGAAGAGACTGGAGTTGTTCTTCCTCAAGCATGGAACCAAAAACATCCAAGCTCAAAAGGATTTGCATGCGATTGGACAGATCCTTCAAAAGGAGAAAAGTATAAGCTTTAA
- a CDS encoding RNA-binding protein produces MIKRVFTIFILTLLFLLSSPVYSLDTSSKNLENYTKKISNKFTRTYCNTYKFGISDEGALKFAIGETNKEFKNNKLNKLIDYSLLKNSIVNDLENNCQVYDFATSSLENLKFN; encoded by the coding sequence ATGATCAAAAGAGTTTTTACGATATTTATTTTAACTTTGCTTTTTCTTTTAAGTAGTCCGGTTTACTCATTAGATACTTCTTCTAAAAATCTAGAAAATTATACTAAAAAGATTTCTAATAAGTTCACTAGAACTTACTGCAATACTTACAAATTCGGTATTTCTGATGAAGGAGCTTTGAAATTTGCTATTGGAGAGACTAATAAGGAATTTAAAAATAATAAACTCAATAAGTTGATAGATTATTCTCTTTTAAAAAATTCAATAGTTAATGATTTAGAAAATAATTGCCAAGTTTATGATTTTGCTACTAGTAGTTTAGAAAATTTAAAATTTAACTAA
- the ureG gene encoding urease accessory protein UreG — MSSKLRVGVAGPVGSGKTALVETLCLSLKKNYEIAVVTNDIYTKEDANFLINKKVLEEGRIIGVETGGCPHTAIREDCSLNKNAVLDLEIKYNPLDFVFVESGGDNLASSFSPELVDLSIYVIDVSAGDKIPRKGGPGITRSDLLLINKIDLADMVGADLNIMKSDTEFMRKGKPWFFTNLSNGKGVEEIIQFLESHIPNNPN, encoded by the coding sequence ATGAGCAGCAAATTGAGAGTAGGAGTTGCTGGGCCTGTAGGCTCAGGAAAAACTGCATTAGTAGAGACTCTATGCTTAAGCCTGAAAAAAAATTATGAGATAGCTGTTGTTACTAATGATATTTATACCAAAGAAGATGCTAACTTTCTTATAAATAAAAAAGTTTTAGAGGAAGGAAGGATTATTGGTGTAGAAACAGGAGGTTGTCCTCATACAGCGATAAGAGAGGATTGTTCCTTAAATAAAAACGCAGTTTTAGATTTAGAAATTAAATATAATCCTTTAGATTTTGTTTTTGTAGAAAGCGGAGGTGATAATTTAGCATCTAGTTTTAGTCCAGAACTTGTAGATTTATCAATATATGTGATTGATGTATCTGCCGGTGACAAAATTCCTAGAAAAGGGGGACCAGGGATAACAAGGTCAGATTTATTATTAATAAACAAAATTGACTTAGCAGATATGGTTGGTGCAGATTTAAATATTATGAAAAGTGATACTGAATTTATGAGAAAAGGGAAACCTTGGTTTTTTACCAATCTAAGTAACGGCAAAGGAGTTGAAGAAATAATTCAATTTTTAGAATCACATATTCCCAACAATCCAAACTAG
- the urtC gene encoding urea ABC transporter permease subunit UrtC: protein MSLSKFKFDKKIVLSFWIILIALIIAAPTLLPVFRLNLLGRYLSLSIVALGVDLIWGYTGLLSLGQGIFFALGGYCAAMYLQITSSSEFPNNIPEFFALYGVEKLPFFWEPFKSPIFTFFAIWIIPALVAGLIGFLVFRNRIKGVYFSILTQASLLVFFNFFNGQQKLINGTNGLKTDVTQLFGQMVGSESMQRIFFWITAILVIAAWFFAKWVVRGRFGNILIGIRDDEPRVRFTGYNPVIFKTIVFSIAGGLAGISGALYTVQSGIVSPQFMTVPFSIEMVIWVAVGGRGTLLGAILGAVFINYAKSLVSEALPASWMFIQGGLFILVVTALPEGVLGWIQGDGPRNLLQRFGLKRKIETYPSLEVNNKEGNNE, encoded by the coding sequence ATGTCTCTAAGTAAATTTAAATTTGATAAAAAAATAGTATTATCATTCTGGATAATATTAATAGCTCTAATTATTGCAGCACCAACCTTACTCCCTGTATTTAGACTAAACCTTCTAGGTAGATACTTATCTTTGTCCATAGTAGCTCTTGGTGTAGATCTTATCTGGGGATATACAGGTTTGTTAAGTCTTGGACAAGGTATATTTTTTGCATTAGGTGGATATTGCGCAGCAATGTATTTGCAAATAACAAGCTCTTCTGAATTCCCAAATAATATTCCTGAATTTTTTGCTTTATACGGTGTTGAAAAATTGCCTTTTTTCTGGGAACCGTTTAAATCGCCAATTTTCACCTTCTTCGCTATCTGGATAATTCCAGCATTGGTTGCTGGTTTAATTGGATTTCTTGTTTTCAGGAATAGAATCAAAGGGGTTTATTTTTCTATACTTACTCAAGCTTCTCTCCTTGTATTCTTTAACTTCTTTAATGGACAACAAAAACTTATAAATGGAACAAATGGATTGAAAACAGATGTAACACAACTATTTGGTCAGATGGTAGGTTCTGAGTCCATGCAAAGAATATTCTTTTGGATAACGGCCATACTAGTTATAGCGGCATGGTTTTTTGCAAAGTGGGTAGTTAGAGGAAGATTTGGAAATATTCTTATAGGAATACGAGATGATGAACCAAGAGTTAGGTTTACAGGATATAACCCAGTTATATTCAAGACGATAGTATTTTCTATTGCTGGAGGTCTCGCTGGAATTTCTGGAGCTTTATATACTGTTCAGTCTGGAATAGTATCACCACAATTTATGACAGTTCCCTTTTCTATAGAAATGGTTATATGGGTTGCTGTTGGAGGTAGAGGAACTTTATTGGGAGCAATACTAGGAGCAGTTTTTATCAACTACGCAAAAAGTCTAGTAAGTGAAGCTTTACCTGCTAGCTGGATGTTTATCCAAGGAGGGTTATTTATCCTAGTTGTAACAGCTCTGCCAGAAGGAGTTTTAGGATGGATTCAAGGAGATGGTCCTAGGAACCTTCTTCAAAGATTTGGTTTGAAAAGGAAGATTGAAACTTATCCAAGCTTAGAAGTTAACAATAAGGAGGGGAATAATGAATAA